A genomic stretch from Methylorubrum extorquens includes:
- a CDS encoding conserved exported protein of unknown function (Evidence 4 : Unknown function but conserved in other organisms) yields MASSPARRRRVVTLLALAASLALAAPAVDARPGGGGGMGSRGSKTFSAPPSTATSPGAMGPIQRSQTSPSPGFNNPGMAAQNRGSRFGGGFLGGMLGAGLLGALLGAGFSGGLGGIGSFIGLIFQIGLIAFLVMMAVRFFRRRQEGQPAMAGNAPHARSGLPPQGGMNPGVNPMGGGLGAGGLGGARPQPVQPVQVQPDDFQAFERSLQEIQSAYGREDVAALQRLATPEMVSYFEEDLRANAARGVVNRISDVKLLQGDLSEAWREGPAEFATVAMRFSLRDEVFERASNRHVENGPQEAKEFWTFVREPGGPWLLSAIQQGR; encoded by the coding sequence ATGGCATCCTCCCCCGCGCGCCGTCGGCGCGTCGTGACCCTCCTTGCGCTTGCGGCTTCGCTCGCCCTCGCGGCGCCCGCCGTCGATGCGCGGCCGGGCGGCGGTGGCGGCATGGGCTCGCGTGGCTCGAAGACCTTCAGCGCGCCGCCCTCCACCGCGACCTCGCCGGGCGCGATGGGACCGATCCAGCGCTCGCAGACGAGCCCGAGCCCCGGCTTCAACAATCCCGGCATGGCGGCGCAGAACCGGGGCTCACGCTTCGGCGGCGGCTTTCTCGGCGGCATGCTCGGCGCCGGCCTTCTCGGCGCCCTGCTGGGTGCTGGCTTCTCCGGCGGTCTCGGCGGCATCGGCTCGTTCATCGGCCTGATCTTCCAGATCGGCCTGATCGCTTTCCTCGTGATGATGGCGGTGCGCTTCTTCCGCCGCCGTCAGGAGGGCCAGCCCGCCATGGCCGGCAACGCGCCCCATGCCCGCTCCGGCCTGCCGCCGCAGGGCGGCATGAACCCTGGCGTGAATCCGATGGGTGGTGGTTTGGGCGCAGGTGGTTTGGGCGGCGCCCGTCCGCAGCCCGTCCAGCCGGTCCAGGTCCAGCCGGACGACTTCCAGGCCTTCGAACGCTCCCTTCAGGAGATCCAGAGCGCCTATGGCCGTGAGGATGTGGCCGCGCTGCAGCGTCTCGCGACCCCAGAGATGGTGAGCTATTTCGAGGAAGATCTGCGCGCCAATGCCGCCCGCGGCGTGGTCAACCGGATCTCGGACGTGAAGCTTCTCCAGGGCGACCTGTCCGAGGCGTGGCGTGAGGGCCCGGCGGAGTTCGCCACCGTCGCCATGCGCTTCTCGCTGCGTGACGAGGTGTTCGAGCGCGCCTCCAACCGCCACGTCGAGAACGGCCCGCAGGAGGCCAAGGAGTTCTGGACCTTCGTGCGCGAGCCCGGCGGCCCGTGGCTGCTCTCGGCGATCCAGCAGGGACGGTAA